In Porites lutea chromosome 1, jaPorLute2.1, whole genome shotgun sequence, a single genomic region encodes these proteins:
- the LOC140933593 gene encoding glutathione S-transferase kappa 1-like — protein MAVAKRTVELFYDVLSPYSWFGFEVLCRYRSRWNLDLQFRPFYLAGVMGASGNKPPGLVPAKAMYMTRDLERLRDFYQIPFNHPSDPANVMFVKGSLSAMRLVTAASKDHPELVENLSREFWMRAWSRDEDITQRESLLEVCKKVGLNDNDTQSLLSRIGDQEIKDQLKATTQKAIDLGAFGAPLIVAHVDGQPHMFFGSDRFLLLAHLLGVKWEGPLTAKSQL, from the exons ATGGCGGTCGCCAAAAGGACTGTGGAGCTTTTCTATGATGTGCTCTCTCCGTATTCGTGGTTTGGATTCGAG GTCCTATGTCGCTATCGATCAAGATGGAATTTAGACTTGCAGTTTCGGCCTTTTTATCTTGCTGGAGTCATGGGAGCATCAG GGAACAAGCCTCCTGGACTGGTGCCAGCCAAAGCAATGTATATGACAAGAGACCTTGAAAGATTGAGAGATTTTTATCAAATTCCTTTCAACCATCCTTCT GATCCTGCTAATGTCATGTTTgtaaaag gTTCTCTATCTGCCATGCGTCTTGTCACAGCAGCGAGCAAGGATCATCCAGAGCTTGTTGAAAATCTAAGTCGGGAATTTTGGATGCGTGCCTGGTCCAGG GATGAAGACATCACACAACGTGAAAGCCTTCTGGAG gtaTGTAAAAAAGTTGGCTTGAATGACAATGATACTCAAAGTCTGCTGAGCAGAATTGGAGACCAGGAGATAAAGGACCAACTTAAAGCAACAACACAAAAAGCCATTGACTTGGGG GCATTTGGAGCTCCATTGATTGTAGCACATGTTGATGGACAGCCTCATATGTTCTTCGGCTCAGACAGATTCCTTCTGTTGGCTCATTTGCTGG GAGTGAAGTGGGAAGGACCTCTGACAGCAAAATCACAACTGTAG
- the LOC140941723 gene encoding cilia- and flagella-associated protein 107-like, translating to MMDEYADAKWNLPGWRIEQKYNTDVLIGNWNEERRVFERGSSFFNSTHRVDFKNYGKCLPDVTTRRKALEKHDGLGKEFIFSHHQKAYEGNRISWYDQQFNKREIAESKLPPLRTWDRQKLAWAPEKSDYPIQGHPTNYGLLEKLQQKWKKEAAMENLGIHLSTYNLSYNRHPRASFTLQHYAPSKSLSCHFHPHRVNKDLHLRGKQLNTAPEFPPTLAIPHNVPPDFPQSTILAV from the exons ATGATGGATGAATATGCTGATGCCAAATGGAACCTGCCGGGTTGGAGAatagaacaaaaatataatacaGATGTCTTGATAGGGAATTGGAACGAAGAACGTAGAGTG TTTGAGAGAGGATCGTCCTTCTTTAATAGCACTCACAGAGTGGATTTCAAAAATTATGGAAAATGTCTGCCTGATGTCACAACCAGGAGGAAAGCCCTTGAGAAACATGAT ggTCTAGGAAAAGAGTTCATTTTCTCTCATCATCAAAAAGCTTATGAGGGAAACAGAATCTCCTGGTATGATCAGCAGTTTAATAAGCGAGAGATTGCGGAGTCTAAGCTCCCACCACTGAGAACATGGGATAGGCAGAAGCTGGCCTGGGCACCAGAGAAATCGGACTATCCTATTCAAG GGCATCCCACAAACTATGGTTTATTAGAAAAACTTCAGCAAAAATGGAAGAAAGAAGCAGCCATGGAAAACCTTGGGATACATTTGTCCACATACAACCTGTCATACAACCGTCATCCACGAGCATCATTCACTCTTCAACATTATGCACCTTCAAAAAGCCTCTCCTGTCATTTTCATCCTCATCGTGTCAACAAAGACCTTCATTTACGAGGAAAACAGCTGAACACTGCTCCAGAATTTCCACCAACCCTTGCCATCCCTCACAATGTGCCCCCTGACTTTCCACAATCAACCATTCTTGCAGTGTGA
- the LOC140941685 gene encoding beta-1,3-galactosyltransferase 5-like: MQRLGRFTRRFRVTLFVVGMLVVVFCLKNIRRLLPPNFTWIDLRNHEQSLPILSPVVEPRLFLEQSLFLLVIISSSPNKQVNAERRNTIRKTWGNVGETRVPNDVAWKVVFMMGKAQEDKMDRAVMAEHSKNGDLLVGDYKDGYRNILIKLLMAFQWASKIKCSYVLKTDDDVYIEIPKVIEWVIARNDVDSLYGGNLYHAEVVRDKSHRHYVTEEDLSLEHYPVYCKGSMMVVSKSLVPKMVDLSRHIKRIGPDDAYIGLLAFQLGLKPVQIKGFHQSSYIYMFINYLSTCQLQELIGIGDSLGPSQVEYIHEVKTSLANDNEVPSTFCISLRGEFLLSLLQCCTLLLILLSCCCRQRFCLRVKKLR; the protein is encoded by the coding sequence ATGCAAAGACTCGGTCGCTTCACTCGACGTTTTCGTGTGACATTATTCGTAGTAGGGATGTTGGTAGTTGTGTTTTGCCTCAAGAATATCCGGCGCCTTTTGCCACCAAATTTCACATGGATCGATCTAAGAAATCACGAACAGAGCCTTCCCATCTTATCTCCTGTCGTGGAACCTCGATTGTTCCTCGAACAATCTTTGTTTCTGCTTGTAATAATTTCGTCTTCCCCAAACAAGCAAGTAAACGCAGAAAGGAGAAATACGATACGAAAAACTTGGGGCAATGTTGGTGAAACTCGTGTACCAAACGATGTTGCATGGAAAGTTGTTTTTATGATGGGCAAAGCACAAGAAGACAAAATGGACCGGGCAGTCATGGCGGAGCATAGCAAAAATGGTGACTTACTTGTTGGTGACTACAAAGACGGATATAGAAATATTCTCATAAAACTCCTTATGGCATTTCAGTGGGCGTCCAAAATAAAGTGTTCCTATGTTTTGAAAACGGATGACGATGTTTATATCGAGATTCCTAAGGTAATTGAGTGGGTGATCGCCCGAAACGATGTGGATTCTCTCTATGGTGGTAATCTTTACCATGCAGAAGTAGTCCGAGACAAGAGTCATCGGCATTATGTTACCGAGGAGGATCTTTCCCTGGAACACTACCCTGTGTATTGCAAAGGTTCAATGATGGTAGTTTCAAAGAGTTTGGTTCCTAAGATGGTGGATTtatcaaggcatattaaaagaatTGGCCCTGATGATGCTTATATAGGACTGCTAGCCTTCCAGCTAGGGTTGAAACCGGTCCAAATAAAAGGATTTCATCAATCAAGTTACATATATATGTTTATTAATTACTTAAGTACATGTCAGTTACAGGAATTAATAGGAATTGGAGATTCTCTCGGTCCAAGTCAAGTAGAGTATATTCATGAAGTTAAAACATCATTAGCAAATGATAATGAAGTACCTTCTACTTTTTGCATATCACTGCGAGGAGAATTTCTGCTTTCACTGTTACAATGTTGCACATTGCTGTTGATATTGTTATCATGCTGCTGCAGGCAAAGATTTTGCTTGAGAGTAAAAAAGTTGAGATGA
- the LOC140933604 gene encoding YEATS domain-containing protein 4-like: MSSYVKKVHFKLHESYTNPLRVVTKPPYEVNESGWGEFEIQIKIFFMDPAERPVTLYHLLKLFQTESALASGKKQLVSEFYDEIIFQDPTQMMHQCLLSARQLQPIKHESDWDEIEKRTTASIGGARQKIGKEISELNEKLKMCKDAIQHMKSEMAKVEQQDHDSQDSTPATPVVQ, translated from the exons ATGTCCAGTTATGTGAAAAAAGTTCACTTCAAACTTCATGAAAGTTACACTAATCCTCTCAGAG TTGTAACAAAACCTCCATACGAAGTGAATGAATCAGGCTGGGGAGAATTTGAAATACAGATCAAGATCTTCTTCATGGATCCTGCAGAAAGACCG GTGACTCTGTATCATCTTTTAAAGCTCTTCCAGACCGAGTCAGCTCTTGCTTCTGGAAAGAAACAGTTGGTGTCCGAGTTTTATGATGAAATT atTTTTCAAGACCCCACCCAGATGATGCATCAGTGTCTTCTGAGTGCCCGACAGTTACAGCCAATAAAACATGAATCAGACT GGGATGAAATTGAAAAGAGAACAACTGCTTCTATAGGTGGTGCGCGACAGAAAATAGGAAAAGAAATAAGCGAGTTAAatgaaaaacttaaaatgtGCAAGGATGCTATCCAACATATGAAGTCAGAGATGGCGAAAGTAGAACAACAAGATCACGATTCTCAAGATTCCACTCCAGCTACTCCTGTTGTTCAATGA
- the LOC140941706 gene encoding mitochondrial coenzyme A diphosphatase NUDT8-like isoform X1 — translation MLGTGTFTRIVHIRSTGQSFSLVFPSSFCTTRGHRTNCVRRFTISVSRSFPLSCHLKLHCKSSPFSSSQHYRTMSTSLPRTLNSLNDAFSDPNKARVVKQLGLMKPRKSWLASCTEEAAVFVPLCLVDSVPSVLFTLRSSQLNSHRGEVSFPGGKKDPEDSSLIETAIREMDEELGLDRRHVEVWAPMPTMPDRLGKTAIAPVLGFIGEVDVTSLQLNPHEVASVFTLTLDHVCSTSNQRYTKHKHLGVTIMKRPVFINGPHRIWGLTAIILDFVMEVLCPGFYHRMFQIKGHGLR, via the exons ATGCTGGGGACAGGAACCTTTACAAGAATCGTTCATATAAGGTCGACTGGACAGAGTTTTAGTTTGGTCTTTCCTTCATCTTTTTGCACTACCAGGGGGCATCGAACCAACTGTGTTAGACGTTTCACTATCTCTGTCTCAAGAAGTTTCCCCTTATCTTGTCATCTAAAGTTGCACTGTAAATCTTCACCTTTTTCGTCGTCACAGCATTATAGGACAATGAGTACCAGCTTGCCAAGAACGTTAAACAGTTTAAATGATGCTTTTTCAGACCCGAATAAAGCACGGGTTGTGAAGCAGCTAGGGTTGATGAAGCCTCGCAAGTCTTGGTTAGCTAGCTGTACAGAGGAGGCGGCAGTATTTGTGCCTCTGTGCCTTGTGGACTCTGTTCCTTCAGTTCTCTTTACTCTACGCTCAAGTCAGTTGAATAGCCACAGAGGAGAAGTCAG ctttccTGGAGGAAAGAAAGATCCTGAAGACTCAAGTTTAATAGAGACAGCCATCAGGGAAATGGATGAGGAATTAGGTTTGGACAGAAGGCACGTTGAAGTCTGGGCTCCGATGCCAACAATGCCTGATCGG CTTGGTAAAACTGCAATCGCACCTGTTCTTGGATTTATTGGAGAAGTTGATGTCACTTCACTTCAACTAAATCCACATGAG GTTGCTTCAGTGTTCACACTTACCCTGGATCATGTGTGTAGCACCAGCAATCAACGATACACTAAACACAAACACCTTGGAGTAACAATCATGAAGAGACCAGTGTTTATTAATGGCCCCCACAGAATCTGGGGTCTTACAGCTATTATCTTGGACTTTGTAATGGAAGTTTTGTGTCCAGGGTTTTATCACAGGATGTTTCAAATTAAAGGACATGGCCTGCGATAA
- the LOC140931299 gene encoding uncharacterized protein has translation MVAMSVRITHDRFKQYSPRKREFYTLIPFISQSSCNSSLSNGQCAVDNNECKCAFNHTSACGTLDQQSFVNLTGERYVDTSQWTCCWCPQNATYCCDKCISTTAPPATTVPMLYYKVILVFIRDCDQYSGNEQQLRVYLEQGIASLSRIPLVQVTANIACSTGHWPYCGVDVETIKAHHRAKRLVGGRMKGKSSKKNNEQKSQNSYREPSYLTCTGLAANITVQGKNLTKLETSLGLLRRLLSNNSLVIPLWDGRSIHPSFMLSAVQGSSYSLHQAPATDQPLAPTNELPPIEVDLKPLFYALGGILGLIFLCVFWKFLKHSWLLYRRKFTPINSDRVDQKKVQQLQRIMEAMEENDNKSIGRCIKNAIKMRKLLIRDTKFRFECFLMLSGALSSKSLYILLQTLSYIQYSTETFVGFSAGRSNGRSHETASASLRPGENEANGSLGRSLAPAYTPTELHMQRTPPKLILDDVDSDMDRRSIDSGSEMNIEDDDNLSDILNSDDERILRDSSGSSRLSNGIENPGFINDNATASARGDNKNEATKYSDKNRNKPTSQRNANGYLHSELNVRTSEERKGSVVSSDLSSNADENTAFLPLKYDKTTKQQPSEKPKKSGNLLSSSNTERKVRRSSISPSDEKANSPKLSETEVNTKKKSSTLQDVRDPDKRKPSSAADYEIRIATPKDKYKKREKNTKAIKQENEIKADDRTTARNGEISTSRIKEKLATSVSARRKSKISADEEVKVSEKTEEKNDQLTVLASQGRRKSVNVDRNNIKSSGKDNRLVTQDCGRRGSTVTDEGEVVSSATKIASSLVIDEGKAKGSEKNKTTKPESKDGETTKRKKKKIKRQKDNKKSVEDLDDISDLEEELKGFTSFNVIPASPEMWRSTSVTTATGDAENKKKKKNRKKKVATKGKNEDSENSDEDVEDMIKQLNENFVAPETTRRKSVAPEETERKKKKPKKSKSTRNRPENAVTQSDEETKGDFTRRARNVQAESLSVKPEKKRKKSIVLEDMEEKLETNEETFPNSEHSRSMEDGNRSETPQNYSHLQTQRISPIPTGYKSPLLVIKPTNQRS, from the exons ATGGTCGCCATGTCAGTTCGAATTACCCATGATAGATTCAAGCAATATTCGCCTCGAAAAAGAGAATTCTATACTCTGATCCCGTTCATATCTCAG TCTTCTTGCAACAGCTCGCTTTCAAACGGACAATGTGCAGTAGACAACAACGAATGCAAATGTGCATTCAACCACACCTCTGCCTGCGGTACTTTGGACCAGCAGTCTTTTGTTAATCTCACGGGGGAACGTTATGTTGATACATCGCAGTGGACCTGCTGTTGGTGTCCCCAAAATGCAACCTACTGTTGCGACAAGTGCATTAGCACCACAG ccCCACCAGCAACCACAGTGCCAATGTTGTATTACAAAGTAATTCTTGTATTTATACGGGACTGCGATCAGTATTCAGGCAACGAACAACAATTAAGAGTTTATCTGGAGCAAGGAATAGCAAGTCTTTCCAGAATTCCATTGGTGCAAGTCACAGCTAACATCGCTTGCTCAACTGGTCATTGGCCGTATTGCGGAGTGGACGTAGAGACGATCAAGGCTCATCATCGTGCAAAACGCTTAGTAGGTGGCAGAATGAAGGGGAAAAGCTCGAAGAAAAATAACGagcaaaaatcgcaaaactCCTACCGTGAACCAAGCTACCTGACCTGTACTGGTCTGGCTGCAAACATTACAGTACAAGGGAAAAACCTTACTAAACTTGAGACATCTCTGGGTTTACTTCGACGTCTCCTGTCCAACAACTCTCTTGTCATCCCTTTATGGGATGGAAGAAGTATTCACCCGTCATTCATGTTATCCGCCGTCCAAGGATCATCATATAGTCTTCACCAGGCGCCGGCGACTGACCAACCCTTGGCACCTACAAATGAACTACCACCTATTGAAGTTGACTTGAAACCTTTGTTCTATGCTTTGGGGGGTATCTTAGGATTGATTTTCCTGTGCGTCTTTTGGAAGTTCTTGAAACATTCCTGGCTTCTTTACAGAAGGAAATTCACTCCAATCAACAGTGACCGCGTGGATCAAAAGAAAGTTCAACAGCTACAGCGGATCATGGAAGCAATGGAAGAAAATGACAATAAATCAATCGGTAGGTGCATaaaaaacgctattaaaatgcGGAAACTTTTAAttagagacacgaaatttcgctTCGAGTGCTTTTTGATGCTTTCAGGGGCGTTGTCGTCGAAGAGCCTATATATTTTACTACAGACCCTAAGTTACATACAGTACAGCACTGAAACGTTTGTTGGTTTTAGCGCGGGCAGAT CTAACGGAAGATCCCACGAAACTGCCTCCGCCAGCCTGCGTCCaggtgaaaacgaggctaacGGTTCGTTAGGCAGATCACTAGCGCCCGCGTACACACCAACAGAACTGCACATGCAGCGGACTCCGCCAAAACTTATTCTCGATGACGTCGACTCCGACATGGACAGACGAAGTATTGACAGTGGAAGCGAGATGAATATAGAAGACGATGACAATTTGAGTGACATATTAAACAGTGACGACGAGCGCATTTTGCGAGACTCCAGCGGTAGCTCACGATTGTCTAATGGGATAGAAAACCCTGGCTTTATAAACGATAATGCTACTGCTTCCGCGAGAGGTGACAACAAAAATGAAGCAACAAAGTACAGtgacaaaaacagaaacaaacctACTTCTCAGAGGAATGCTAATGGTTATCTGCATTCAGAGCTTAATGTCCGTACAAGTGAAGAACGTAAAGGATCTGTCGTGTCTTCTGATTTAAGCTCAAATGCGGATGAGAACACAGCTTTTCTGCCACTGAAATacgacaaaacaacaaaacaacaaccgtCTGAAAAGCCAAAGAAAAGTGGAAACTTGTTATCGTCTTCAAATACCGAAAGGAAAGTTCGTAGATCCTCAATATCACCCTCAGatgaaaaagcaaattcacCAAAGCTGTCAGAGACAGAAGTTAACACGAAAAAGAAGTCTTCGACCTTGCAGGATGTACGAGACCCAGACAAACGAAAGCCTAGTTCAGCAGCAGATTATGAAATTAGGATTGCCACTCCCAAGGATAAGTACAAAAAGAGGGAAAAGAACACAAAAGCAATTAAgcaggaaaatgaaataaaagcgGACGATCGTACAACGGCTCGTAATGGAGAAATATCGACCTCAAGGATCAAAGAAAAGTTAGCTACAAGCGTTAGCGCACGGAGAAAGTCTAAGATTTCTGCTGACGAAGAAGTTAAAGTTTCTGAAAAGACCGAGGAAAAGAATGATCAATTAACCGTTCTAGCAAGCCAGGGGCGCAGAAAGTCAGTTAATGTTGATAGAAACAATATAAAAAGCTCTGGGAAGGACAACAGATTGGTAACACAAGATTGCGGACGTAGAGGATCTACAGTTACTGACGAAGGCGAGGTCGTGAGCTCTGCTACTAAAATTGCATCGTCACTGGTCATAGATGAGGGGAAGGCAAAaggttctgaaaaaaataaaacaacgaaACCAGAGTCCAAGGATGGAGAAACTAccaaaaggaagaagaaaaaaataaaaaggcaaaaGGATAACAAGAAAAGCGTTGAAGATCTAGACGATATATCCGACCTAGAAGAAGAGCTAAAAGGTTTCACAAGCTTTAATGTTATCCCAGCTAGTCCAGAAATGTGGCGATCCACGTCTGTAACCACGGCCACGGGAGAtgcagaaaacaagaaaaagaagaaaaacagaaagaaaaaagtagcaACTAAAGGCAAAAATGAAGATTCCGAAAATTCGGACGAAGATGTGGAAGATATGATAAAGCAGTTAAATGAGAATTTTGTCGCGCCAGAAACAACTAGGAGAAAATCCGTTGCTCcggaagaaacagaaagaaagaaaaagaaaccaaagaaaAGTAAATCAACTAGAAACAGACCAGAAAATGCAGTAACACAATCCGATGAAGAAACGAAAGGTGATTTCACGCGAAGGGCAAGAAATGTGCAAGCGGAGTCGTTGTCAGTAAAACCCGAGAAAAAGCGTAAAAAATCTATTGTCCTGGAGGACATGGAggaaaaattagaaacaaatgAAGAGACTTTTCCAAACTCGGAGCATTCAAGAAGCATGGAAGACGGAAACAGATCCGAGACGCCTCAGAATTATTCCCATTTACAAACACAGAGAATTTCTCCTATCCCGACAGGATACAAGTCACCACTACTGGTTATTAAGCCCACTAACCAACGCAGCTAA
- the LOC140941706 gene encoding mitochondrial coenzyme A diphosphatase NUDT8-like isoform X2 — MLGTGTFTRIVHIRSTGQSFSLVFPSSFCTTRGHRTNCVRRFTISVSRSFPLSCHLKLHCKSSPFSSSQHYRTMSTSLPRTLNSLNDAFSDPNKARVVKQLGLMKPRKSWLASCTEEAAVFVPLCLVDSVPSVLFTLRSSQLNSHRGEVSFPGGKKDPEDSSLIETAIREMDEELGLDRRHVEVWAPMPTMPDRLGKTAIAPVLGFIGEVDVTSLQLNPHEVDSVFTLPLMHLCNPINYGYTQFTSRAILPVFINGPHRVWGLTSVILEQALLLLVPEYYPQQFWKFAFKPLLAKI; from the exons ATGCTGGGGACAGGAACCTTTACAAGAATCGTTCATATAAGGTCGACTGGACAGAGTTTTAGTTTGGTCTTTCCTTCATCTTTTTGCACTACCAGGGGGCATCGAACCAACTGTGTTAGACGTTTCACTATCTCTGTCTCAAGAAGTTTCCCCTTATCTTGTCATCTAAAGTTGCACTGTAAATCTTCACCTTTTTCGTCGTCACAGCATTATAGGACAATGAGTACCAGCTTGCCAAGAACGTTAAACAGTTTAAATGATGCTTTTTCAGACCCGAATAAAGCACGGGTTGTGAAGCAGCTAGGGTTGATGAAGCCTCGCAAGTCTTGGTTAGCTAGCTGTACAGAGGAGGCGGCAGTATTTGTGCCTCTGTGCCTTGTGGACTCTGTTCCTTCAGTTCTCTTTACTCTACGCTCAAGTCAGTTGAATAGCCACAGAGGAGAAGTCAG ctttccTGGAGGAAAGAAAGATCCTGAAGACTCAAGTTTAATAGAGACAGCCATCAGGGAAATGGATGAGGAATTAGGTTTGGACAGAAGGCACGTTGAAGTCTGGGCTCCGATGCCAACAATGCCTGATCGG CTTGGTAAAACTGCAATCGCACCTGTTCTTGGATTTATTGGAGAAGTTGATGTCACTTCACTTCAACTAAATCCACATGAG GTGGATTCAGTTTTTACTCTTCCTTTGATGCATTTGTGTAATCCAATCAATTATGGCTACACCCAGTTTACTTCACGCGCTATCTTACCAGTCTTTATCAATGGACCTCACAGGGTATGGGGACTAACTTCAGTTATTCTAGAGCAAGCTCTGTTGCTTCTCGTTCCAGAGTATTACCCACAACAATTTTGGAAATTTGCATTCAAACCACTGTTAgctaaaatttaa
- the LOC140941695 gene encoding elongator complex protein 5-like: MLLGDILNGKEKSHLVVIHDSISQSGRPLLYCFVKSLLKSADYVHALLWDVPTDQFLSAFDTQMRERIFCYDGFTDPLGWNLECGDSDKHVCIIHQNSNLAQIVRSKLNSDGFVSNSDSVIKVAIVIDSLSKLLLWKPTSTVCSSLHQLYSSSSTNSQAGYQVVQVVCLVHSDLHNDQPLTAVNFLASSILMLTHENQQQNTDETVSCCRLLHKRKTGKVLKKVESITINDEYEMTEHEEREWNASCSVKYNEPVAEVDPTQNLTFNLKLTDDERQARSNLQLPYMYHENKTSEVTVHPSGEGKVFYQPDEADDFDDEDPDDDLDI, from the exons ATGCTCTTGGGAGACATTCttaatggaaaagaaaaatctcACCTTGTTGTCATACATG ATAGCATAAGTCAAAGTGGCAGGCCTTTATTATACTGCTTTGTAAAGTCTCTGCTTAAAAG TGCTGACTATGTGCATGCTCTACTCTGGGATGTTCCAACAGACCAATTTCTTTCTGCATTTGATACACAGATGAGAGAAAG GATTTTTTGCTATGATGGTTTCACTGATCCTTTAGGGTGGAATCTTGAATG TGGTGACAGTGACAAACATGTCTGTATCATCCATCAAAACTCAAATCTGGCTCAAATTGTCAGGAGTAAACTGAATAGTGATGGCTTTGTAAGCAACTCTG acagtgTGATAAAGGTGGCTATTGTGATAGATTCCTTAAGTAAGCTGTTGCTTTGGAAACCAACATCAACTGTATGCTCATCACTGCATCAGTTGTATTCCAGCAGCTCAACAAACTCACAAGCAG GTTATCAGGTTGTACAAGTTGTTTGCTTGGTACATTCTGATCTCCATAATGATCAGCCATTAACTGCCGTTAACTTCCTGGCTTCATCCATTTTGATGCTAACACAtgaaaatcaacaacaaaatacCG ATGAAACAGTCAGTTGCTGTAGACTGTTACACAAGAGGAAAACAGGAAAAGTGTTGAAGAAG GTTGAAAGCATTACCATTAATGATGAGTATGAAATGACAGAACACGAAGAAAGGGAGTGGAATGCATCCTGTTCTGTAAAATATAATGAACCAGTTGCAGAG GTTGATCCAACTCAAAACCTGACATTTAATCTCAAATTGACTGATGACGAACGACAAGCTCGATCAAACCTTCAGCTTCCCTACATGTACCATGAGAATAAGACAAGTGAGGTTACAGTACACCCCTCAGGGGAGGGGAAGGTATTCTACCAACCTGATGAAGCAGATGATTTTGATGATGAGGATCCTGATGATGATTtggacatttaa